The window tttattaatttaatttaaactacataaaatatacaattaaatttgtatgatttgagtgagtcggttacttcgttcttatccaagggACAACAAAGTGATCAATTTTACCActccattaattatatttgctCATAATGCCGCtgtctggattcgaacccgcaacctcccagtcagtagccgaACGTTTTAAAGACGATTTAGAACGCAGATGAGAGCGCGATGAAAACGGCATCTGACGGCATCATTAAATAATGCTTTTGGAACATTAGTTAATATGTGTTggaagtcaattatttattaaaaagtagaatttaaagtaaaaaatatattctttctatataaatgttacaatatgagttgaatcaaattttttcaccTTGGATCAGCTGAAAAGTAAGTCGAATAAACACAATaacgaaaacaaatattatgtgaACTAATAAATTGAcagttttcatcaaaaactgttattgttaaaaatatttattttttttatttaatctttcaGATATAAAGtggaatttattttaactgAACATAATCATGACTTCACGAAATATGGCGTGCTTTGCCAATACctgtatataagaaatatatcaaggtatactaagtatagCCCCAAGTTTAAGTTAAGTATAgtccaaaattttggtataggtcttcataaaatcacctaattagtccatttccagttgttcGTCTccccgtctgtcaacacgataacacaaaaacgaaaagagataccaagctgaaatttttcttgTGTAAGGAGGTAagaagtgaggtcaagttcgtaaatgagcaacatcaattgtattgtatatatgtacttgtttgtttattaacatTTCAAACTGAGAAAgagagaagaaagatactcatattactttgtgtgtaagagtggctacctttctttacttacatgtcgAAAGAAGCAAGcgattgtatatttataaagttttgtataaattaatcaattcaGGTGGTTTTTTTCCTGAAtgtcttgttttatttttttatttttgtagatttataaagttttgtaaattaatcaatttagcggctttttttttatctctataaCGCTGACTGTTTTgtctttttctttctttaagacgtttaattttttcttcttctgtTGCTGTTAGTGGTCTAGAAATCTGTGAATTCACTAATGCTTCAGCTTTTTTCTTAGCTCTATATCGCTGGCATTTAATTCTATTTTGGATTTTTCGTTTTTCCTCTTCTGTTATTGTTAGTGGTTTAGAAGTTTGTAAATTAAGTATTACATCAGTTTTTTTCCTAGTtctattttcatcaattttgttTGGACTTATGTCATCATCAGAGGATTCTAGAGATTCTTCGCCATCTTCTTGCCTTTTTCTTTCATCATCGTCTGAACCGGAAGGCTTTTTCAATTCTTTCCACATAGGGTCCAGGATCTAAACAATtaaggaaaataaatatttagaaacacTAATTAAATTACAACTAGATATTCAAAAACACTTAAGGCacctatttaaaaatagtaaatatcacaAATACTTGAATTTAaggcaattgaaaattttattcttattttgcgtctacattcatgaagttataacaaaattcatcaacgaagttgaaaataacttaaacaaaagttgcagagtttgatgggggacatcatgttctgacattagaTTGCACCTAGTTCTTTGAGCTTCTTCAAtaaccaatttagatcctaaatggtaagagatagaattattctttaaattatgaagttgattctcataaaaaaactaacaaaaaattcgtcttaaaaatatgccattgttgcatttaatcgaaagaaaacacactaactacggaaaaatactgtagccaaaagttgtcaagggcaatagtggacattcgcctgtgtccatgactttgaccaaCAAAGTcaaataaactttaagcgtatttctttcgataaaatgcaaaaatgacatatttttaagtcacatttcctccgaaagttaacgattttcaataaaaaaggttttaaacaaaaattttttaagatcaactttctactttaaagtgttattctatctcttaccgtttgggatcaaaattttctattaaagaaactcgaagaactagatccaatctgatgtcagaacatgatatccccCATCAAACTGTGCAACTTTTctttaagttatttttcgattggTTACCTCAAAAACAAGATATTTAGGTGTACAGATTAAAACAGCGAAActtgcatatgaaatatatcaaggtatactaagtttagtcccaagtttgtaacgcttaaaaatatttatgctatgaacaaaattttaagataggtgattataaaatcacctaaggagtccatttccggtgtctgtctgtccgtccgtgatcatgataactcaaaagagaaaagagatatcaagctgaaattcttatagcGTTCTTAGGAGGTAAAAAGAAGTccagtttgtaaatgagcaagataggtcaattgagtattggattcgtaggacccattttgtaaaccattagagttagatactcttattactttgtgtgtaagagtggctacctttctttacttacatgacgtaaaaaaacaaacgattacataattaacactgtctatgcttggtatttcaacaattaactcaatcaattgttggttttcacttgtttttaatagtttttagctaattattgacaaaaatattaagtgatggaaaattttacaacttttaattaaaaatttgggtTTTTTCGTTTTGCTGATTTTGCTTAAATACGTTTTCGTCAGCGTGTCTCcgtttatgttgaactaaataatatttcctgctaaatgtttttttacaaatatcacacGAAGGTTTTTCTTGAATATGAACCATTTTATGCCGAACCAAATAATCTTTAATACTAAaagatttttcacaaatatcacatgaaaatggtttttgtcCTGAATGAATGAATTGATGTCTAGCTAAAGTGCTTCGATCCGTAAATGTTTTGTCACAGTCCTCACATGGAAATGGTTTATCTCCGGTATGAATCATTTTATGTCTAAGAAAATTACTTCGAAcgataaatgttttatcacatacctcacatgaaaatggtttttccttTTCATGAGTCTTTTTATGTTTCACTAAACTACCTCTTTGATTATACACTTTATCACACACATCACATGCAAAAGGTTTTTCTATTGTATGAATCATTTTATGACGAACTAAATCACTTCGAGTCCGAAAGTAtttttcacaaacatcacatgaaaatgtttTCTGTCCCGTGTGAATCAGTTTATGTCTGGTTAAACTATCCGATCTGTTAAATCCTCTTTCACAAACATCACAATGATAATCAAAGTCTCCAACATGAACTCGTGCTGATTCTGAAATATTGTCGTCTAAgatttcatctttaataattaactcCGTATTTAATTcgttttcaagtttaatattttcgtaattaagtAAATGTTCTCCATTTCCACGAATTCGTCCATTAACACTGTTGTCTGGAATTACATTCTTAAATTCCACATTTTCTATTGTAACACTATCTTCtggaatttcaattttaacttttacttCTTCCATGGTAACACTGTCCTCTGaaacttcatttttaattttcccatGTTCCATTAAAATGCCATCTTCTGAAACTATATCTCTAAACTGTCCATGTTTCattgtaaaatgatttaatattctgtattctagaatttcatttttaatttggttCTGTTCAGGTTCAATATTGTCTtctaaaatttcagttttagtttGGACATTATCATCATCGCCTTCGCctaatattttatctgtgtttATTTGTTGTTCATtcgaaaatgaataattatttgcaTCATAATCATCTAATATTTCActcttaattaatattaattcagTATCTTTTGGCTTTTCAACttccatattttcttttttgataaaaatataattttttacatcaaaACATGAATTACTTGTCATTTTCgttatcttttttgttttactaaaatttcATTCTATTTGAGACTGCTGTCAAACTCTTTTGACATttgagatgttttttttttatggcaaTCATTTTGATAAGTTAATATCTATAAGTCTGTGGTTGTttcatggaggttataaagaaggagctatagaaaatattgtccccaaattatggacaaaataagtgaggcgctgggatcgctaagttgtctcattaaaagtgggctgttgtgcgctaatttcaaatgatctatcaatgtttaatatacgtgtaaataatatcattcaaaggaaaaaaagcaaataatgaaattattattaattataattattatttactaatgaataaattataaatttatctatactactttataaatttgaatggcactaacttcatctacttgtactcataaacagctaacttcgcagatactatttatcgacgacagcgcggctggtgactgaaaaatgaactataaattctacaaactTTCAGGGACAGTCGTGCTAATGCTTTAGCGCGTAGCAATTGTTTTCCTTCTTTATAGCCTCCATGGGTTGTTTgttcaatgaattttaatagAACTCGGTGAGTAAGATCGTTCGCCATGTTGAtgttaataatagtaaaataggCAGGTATGGACTATGAAGCATAGGAAACGCTATAAGTGAATTAAAATACAGTTTACtgtaaatgattttcattgaaatctgtagcaattaattagaataacgtttttgaatgtttttgttcttccaaacaagaaaattatattaatatacctAACCTAGAATATCACAAAGCCAAAATAAATTGACACATCATTGACatcacatgtttgtatatacTGATCTAGAGCAGTGTTACCAGATTATTTGTTTCTCGAATCGCCTTGCCGGTGCGCGTATGTAGCCAAAGTTGGCAGATATTTTTTTCCGAAGTAGCCAAGTTCCAGTGCTGTGTTGCTTATGACCGTAATGCGGTGCTAGTAGTACTTCAAGTAAGCGCTAATAGTAATGCGCAATGGCTTAAAAGCGTCGCACAGCCGGCAATCGCTGTCCTCGTCTGACAAATGATGTTACGCGCTAACTCTCTTTCACTctaccttaaatatttattatctttaacaGCCAGCAACCCTTATTTGCGGCCAGATTTAATTAAGCAActttatatgataattaatagaaaaaaattagcttcaatttgacatataattaataaaaataggttaTAAGGGtataaatttatcgaaatcaTACTTGTTTACACCTGGCTGCAAAGAGGTGCGGCCAGGTGCGCAACGGCAACCGTGATTTTTTAGAATCTTCATATTAATTACCGTGATGTagacgttattttatttaaaaaataaataaacgaaattttttaccaaaaatcaattaaaaataatttaattaaaaataatggcgGCCAAATTTTGATAGGCACcctagtaaatatatattctcttaactataaataaacataaaaatttggttttaaacaaaaagtcgATGAGCACACCAATCTGCAGCGGGATCTcgtactataatatataaatgaaatatacgtgtatataagttttttttcttttatttaaaatttaaataatacgaTTTAcgatttaaattcttttatttattcatagatTTTACTTATGAGATAGAATTATTATTCGAaaacaatctaaaaaaaaaatctataaaaacgaaaatagccACATTGGCTATCAGTAGCCAAACGATAAAATTATGTCTTCTGATTAGCTATTTAGGAGCCACACAATGACCACAAAAATCACCACATCTGGCAAACCTGATCTAGAGGCGAAGACAGCTGTATTGTTTTAAGGtctctctctataacgatcaaccgtttggatGGCCACATTATGGttttatgttattacttctatggtTATACTCCATATTTGGTGCTTGTGAAATAGAAAACGTAACAAAATggcaaataattcatttgatataattaataattactttttgatttaagaagaaaatattaaacttgaattacatatagaattaattataaacaagtgaaaacaaacaattgactgaattaattgttgaaataccatgtatagacagtgttgattacactgtcacattacacatacataactgattttcagatataatacatactatacaattgcgccctcacgggtaaacagagatATTTAcgatcaaaaaatgtttccaacaaaagttgtttattttgtgataaggaatattttacatttaaacttttgttctatctctaacggtttacaagatgggttctacggtgCCAAGAtcttgatctatgttgctcatttacgaactcgacctctctttttacgtcgttagcatgctgtaaaaatttcagcttgatatctcttttcgtttttgagttataatgttgtcagacggacagacaggcatcccaaaatgaactaattaggtgattttatgaccacttataccaaaattttttcgtagcatcaatatttttaagcgttacaaacttgggccgaaacttagtataccttgatatatattacatatacgaGGTGTTCTGTTACTGAATGCAGAAACCcagcttaccaaaataagcttatcaagagcaataaaaaaacactttttttagtattaattttatagttgtgtgaaatttatgaaaaattaagtcACGATCTACTTTTTTAACCGACATATTgacccaaattaaaataaaaacaattgctTTATATAATTCTATAGTAAAATTAgtgttgtaaaaattgttacattaaCTTCTTTTATTTGTGGTTACaagattttaaacaaacatttctattaaatattatgtatgaagtatgtatgtatgtgcgtTGCAAACTATAGTTATCTTTTCTATCGATAGATAGAGTCTTAGTATTAAATTCCAAATAACTGTGGTCGTCAGACATGTGGCATGCGCGCTGTTACTAGAAGTAAGTAGATGGCGTTGGCATAACCACGAACCATTTCCgttaatcattattttcaatacatACGTCAACGTAGTAACTGTATAATACATTACATTACTGTATTACATTGTTAAAAGCCTCAATtgataagttttattaaattaagtaataaaataaaatggcaaATCATTCATTTGTTGATACAAACAATCATTTTCAtatcaataaagaaaatattaaacttcaaGAGGAAGAATTatctacaaaattaattattaaaaatgaaacaattgatGAGAATACTGCAATGGAGGTTGggcaaatgaaaaatgaaaaaccagaAGATGACAGTAATGATTTTGATAGTGTTGTGAGTGTAAAACAAGAACCTGTTAGTGAAAATGATGAACAATTGTacacaattaattatgaaaatattaaacttgaaaaagaacTAAATACAGAACTgattattaaagatgaaatacTAGATGAAAACTCCATTTTAGAACCACATGAGGTTCATACTGGAagaaaaaatcaatcatttttgtgtGACATTTGTGATAAACAATTTGTCAATAAATATAGTCTAGTTAGACATCAACGAATTCACacgggagaaaaaccattttcatgtgatatttgtaataaaaaatttagatataagCAAGCTTTAGTTGTTCATAATCGTATTCACAGtcgagaaaaaccattttcatgtgatatttgtaataaacaatTTGTCAATAAATATAGTCTAGTTAGACATCAACGAATTCACacgggagaaaaaccattttcatgtgatatttgtaataaaaaatttagatataagCAAGCTTTAGTTGTTCATAATCGTATTCACAGtcgagaaaaaccattttcatgtgatatttgtaataaaaaatttagatataagCAAGCTTTAGTTGTTCATAATCGTATTCACAGtcgagaaaaaccattttcatgtgatatttgtaataaaaaatttactcagaAAGGTAATTTACTTAAACATAAACGTAAACATAGTGGATAAATTTCATGGCACATTTTCATGTACCATATCTAGTACAATGAATGtgctaaaaattgaaaaaaaccaacttttgtGATATGAAGTGTCTTTATTAGCTTAAAAACTTAAAGAGAAAAGTTTACGCCacaatatcatcataataataattgctagtttattatttaaactggATAAATATTACCTAAGCACCTTTGTTGACTAATTAGGGACCATCCATTAATTACGTCACATTTTAAGAATGAAGTAGAGGGTCAAGGAAATGTGACAAAGGGAAGAGGGGCGGTAAAAAGCATTGTGACGtcacatgttaaaatttaaaatataaacgcaaaatttatatgtaaattatttgacttgatttaattaagaatttaagaaataaaaacatttttaactgctgttttattttaactatttctaAGGAAAGGGGCTTGGAAAATGCGACCACCTGTGACAAGGGGGTGGGAGGGgtttaaaaatcgtaaatatttatttacaaaaagattAAGTATTGgagaattttgaaattaatctaaattatttaacatacaACCTTACCGTATTACCTTCTCCTTACCGTATTTTCGGAAAGGAGATGTTCAACGCTggcggaaaaaatatttgaagatacaatagaaaatcagaaaaagtcttagaaactctgaattTCTAACCGTTTTTGCACTGTCTTATTCAAACTGAATACCTTAGTCTGAACAACTCTGATTTAGACAGTCCAAAAACGTTCCAAACGAGTGCCTAAGAGTTTTTAAGACTTATAAGagttattctttcttcaaatgttcTTTCCACCAGGGAAGTTTGAAAGAAAGttcgaaattatttattgcacATTAAGAGGAAATCaaattatgtacaataaataattttgaacaaaatttcctTCAAATTTGAATATCTCATTTCCGAAAATCTTAACTTCAGCGATCATTTTAAAATCTTACATTGCCAATCAAAAGGTCACATGttaaataattcagaataaatggagataaatttaaaattcggaTTTAACTCCATCActgaatcattttataaataaataatttttcagcaGAATGTTGTTGGGATtaattttgtgtgtattttgtattattattgtatttaaaataaaagtttgtgttATTGTATAagctttgtatattttttattacctgaattattataccatgtatatgaaatataccaaggtatactaagtttagtcccaagtttgtaacacttaaaaatattgatgctacgaaaaaaattttggtataggtgttcatagaatcatctaattagtccattttcggttgtccgtccacacgataactcaaaaacgaaaaatgatatcaagctgaaatttttacagcgtactcaggacataaaaagtgaggtcgagttcgtaattgggcaatataggtcaattgagttttgggtccgtaggatccattttgtaaaccgttagagatagaacaaaagtttaaatgcaaaaatgttccttatctacattttttcataaaaatcactgctttcccgtgagggcgcatattgtatagtatgtattgtatgggaatatcagttatgtatgtgtgacatgtataagTATATGGGTAATGTGATatagtaatcaacattgtctacatatggtatttaaacaattaactcagtcaattgtttgttttcacttgttttattaggagttttaaacgttcatattttgagttcttctaaagattttcaaaacccAACTACACTAtgcatttttttagaaattattttctataaatttttaaaatagaagacAATTGCTACAATTTGAGATCATCAAAGGGAAATTTTAATACATGGTTTATTTTCGACTCTGATATACTCATTTTATGAGTAAAATTATAGCAAATGTAATTAGCTTTAAGGGGTAACGATATTTCTAATTCATATGGGCGCGGCCATGTTTTTTCCTATTGCTGACATCTGGCGTCGAGAAGAAAACATGTATATAAAGCTACCTACATTTtgacattatggaaacgaactttttgaaagtattttgggcaaaatgcaaaatttttatctggTCTGATTTAAAATCATAACTTACATTAAAATGTAAGTCGACATCCGATCGAATAATCTACtcttacatataaatttaaataaataaataataaatttctacataaatttaaaatgaattcttttttataaaaaactaaccccataaaaaccaagtttttaatataaaactaccTAAGTACATTGGGGAAAATAAATCAGGTTACTGTTTTCacgtatgaaattttatatgat is drawn from Chrysoperla carnea chromosome X, inChrCarn1.1, whole genome shotgun sequence and contains these coding sequences:
- the LOC123302972 gene encoding zinc finger protein 271-like, with translation MTSNSCFDVKNYIFIKKENMEVEKPKDTELILIKSEILDDYDANNYSFSNEQQINTDKILGEGDDDNVQTKTEILEDNIEPEQNQIKNEILEYRILNHFTMKHGQFRDIVSEDGILMEHGKIKNEVSEDSVTMEEVKVKIEIPEDSVTIENVEFKNVIPDNSVNGRIRGNGEHLLNYENIKLENELNTELIIKDEILDDNISESARVHVGDFDYHCDVCERGFNRSDSLTRHKLIHTGQKTFSCDVCEKYFRTRSDLVRHKMIHTIEKPFACDVCDKVYNQRGSLVKHKKTHEKEKPFSCEILDPMWKELKKPSGSDDDERKRQEDGEESLESSDDDISPNKIDENRTRKKTDVILNLQTSKPLTITEEEKRKIQNRIKCQRYRAKKKAEALVNSQISRPLTATEEEKIKRLKERKRQNSQRYRDKKKVLAKHAIFREVMIMFS
- the LOC123302973 gene encoding zinc finger protein 12-like, yielding MANHSFVDTNNHFHINKENIKLQEEELSTKLIIKNETIDENTAMEVGQMKNEKPEDDSNDFDSVVSVKQEPVSENDEQLYTINYENIKLEKELNTELIIKDEILDENSILEPHEVHTGRKNQSFLYKQALVVHNRIHSREKPFSCDICNKKFTQKGNLLKHKRKHSG